The Misgurnus anguillicaudatus chromosome 23, ASM2758022v2, whole genome shotgun sequence sequence tatttttgtcttgttttcagtaaaaatatttaaatattcttaaatgaagatggtTTTTCtagatgagcaaaacgacccaagaaaataagtctagtttttagaccaaaaatatcaaatttaagtgattttgtgcataaaacaagcaaaaaaatctgccaatggggtaagcaaatttttcttgaatttagtgttaaagaaaaatgttcaggatttttctgcttaccccattggcagattttttgattgttttatgcacaaaatcacttagtttttatatttttggtctaaaaactacactttttttcttgagtcattttgctaatcaagaaaaataacttaatttaagaattttgtgatatttttactgaaaacaagacaaaaatactaagatattttttttcttgaaaatcatttttttttgtgcaaacatctattgcTGTATGTTTGTTTCACATTTAAGCTTGGTAGGGCACTGGTTGGCGACTTTTCACCTAGAAAACAGGaacttgctgatttgtactagataaaaccaacacaccagtacacactgcaaaaacatgtttttcttacatagtctttttgtcttgttttcagtaaaaatatcaaaaaattcttaaatcaagatgtttccCTTTCAATGGATACTTGACGCTGTGTCATGTAATGACATTATGGGGAACGCTATGCAGCGTGACGCATGTGAATATTCTTTCCAACTAgccgtgtgtctcaattcgttccctagctcccgaggtcgtgaatcagtatatcgtgtacacaggttcgggcactggtaaggaccctagctcacttcacattgggacaatgttcacttattttacTGTCACGTGGCTATAAGCgcgttgtaatcactcacagctgttactcatcaacaaccgacaaaaccaacatctctctgacttaattttaaaaacagtacattgtcaaaaatgctgtcattattctcttacatatatGTGCGtaaaattggaggcatataattacattttaaatgtaataaatatatttacaattttaaataaatattactattttaaatattgagtagattgtggtcccttactgtgtagcaatgcgtgtttatatttacaactaaaacaaacgtttgtctttataaaagttttgtaacatttcaaacagtttattgagttggatcacgtgatgttcggttggcgagctgcagtaaaggtcacgtgatttctggttagggaacatagggagcatcgatgctcactggtttttgcgttgcattgtgggaattctTAGGGAACGAACGCtccagtgcactgaacggattttgcgattgagacagcccttaaaatggctgactccctgatcagtgccctgactactgaacaagggagctgattgagacacacggtaggtctatatatagacgccggcggatgacgtcaTGTGACGTCGCAACGCGAGGCTATAAATAGGCGGAGATAATGTAGGTCAAACAGCTTCTGCTATTTCAGCGAACGCTTGTGTGAATGTGTCTAAATCTATATCTAGtgagattagattagattagtttAAAAAACTAGGGAAACATGGATAAGAGAAAGGGATTTAGAAGTGTGTTACCCCCTGTCCTAGATTATTATTGACGGGGATAGCAcgagctttgtgtgtgtgtgtttggtgcGGACTACACGCACGCTTTCCCCGAGGGGGAGGCGTGCGGGCATTGTGAGAAAATTCCATtcaaagtccgctccccttctcactctcataatgggagaggaagggtgttactgcgccgagtcgaagtactcacaaaagtgttattacgccataaaatatagttactcttttaaatccgcttagaaaagctctatgttttattttgtaccaccaaacttgctcgtataactactcgtcttaaataggaaaaacgttgatgtgtgtGGTCacttctacactgtaaaacttttcactgtaaatttacagtaaaatactggcagctgggttgccagccatttactgtatttttacagGGTCAGTTCTGTAAACACAATTTACAGTACACTTCTGTAATTTACAAATACAGTATCCCACTGTTTTGACACATAATTTTACAGTTTACAACTGTGTTTTTCATGGAAGTAGACTGTATTTTTGCATGGGGTACTGTAATTAATGCTTTTGTACTGTATTTTTGTCACTTCAGTTTACAGTTTACAGCTGTGTTTTTCATAGAAATAGACTGTATTTTTGCAGGGGGTACTGTAATTAATGCTTTTGTACTGTATTTTTGACACTTACTTTTACAGTTTACAGCTGTGTTTTTCATAGAAATAGACTGTATTTTTGCAGGGGGTACTGTAATTAATGCTTTTGTACTGTATTTTTGACACTTCCTTTTACAGTTTACAGCTGTGTTTTTCATAGAAATAGACTGTATTTTTGCAGGGGGTACTGTAATTAATGCTTTTGTACTGTATTTTTGACACTTCCGTTTACAGTTTACAGCTGTGTTTTTCATAGAAATAGACTGTATTTTTGCAGGGGGTACTGTAATTAATGCTTTTGTACTGTATTTTTGACACTTCCTTTTACAGTTTACAGCTGTGTTTTTCATAGAAATAGACTGTATTTTTGCAGGGTGTATTGTAATTTAACATTACGTGCTGTATTTATGACATAATTTTACAGTGTTTTCCAAAATTACTAAATTACCTTTTTATAGCATTACTTACAAAAGAAGAATAAATACTGCACAACATACTTTGAAgcataaagcatttttttattttaaaagcaaagaccagaaaatgacaatttaaaataaaccaCTAAACAATTTACCAACAAAAAGAGCCTTGTGCCATCCTtggtgtatatgactttctttcttcaaCTGAACACATTCACTGCTATATGAAATAATGTTATAGCTAATATCTTATGCcgaagaaagaaagtcatatacactTGGGAATATTCATTTGACAATCAACAGGTATCTTAACAATTTTCTAAaccatttttaaataaccagaAAGACTGGAAAGTGACCTTTTTATATAAACAACTGAAGGTAAACAATTTACCAACAAAAAGAGCCTTGTGCCATTCTtggtgtatatgactttctttcttcaaCTGAACACAATCAGTGTTATATGAAATAATGTTATAGCTAATATCTTAtgctgaagaaagaaagtcatatacactTGGGAATATTCATTTGACAATCAACAGgtatcttaattttctaaaccatttttaaataaccagaAAGACTGGAAAGTGACCTTTTTATATAAACAACTGAAGGTAAACAATTTACCAACAAAAAGAGCCTTGTGCCATTCTTGGTGTATATGAAATAATGTTATAGCTAATATCTTAtgctgaagaaagaaagtcatatacactTGGGAATATTCATTTGACAATCAACAGGTATCTTAACAATTttctaaaacttttttaaaataaccaaaaaaactaaacaaaaaaggGGAATCTAAACAAAATCCCACTCAAAGTCTGTTAATTTCCGCAATAGAGAGGCTACCTGCGGATTCATGGTACAGCTCTTTTTTTGGACGACTTTGCCAGTCTTCTTAGATGTCACTTTGCCCTTTTTGGCTTTTGAGCCACGCTCAGGGTTGATGTCAATGAAACGTCTAAATGGCAGAAAAAACAGAGGTGAATATTATGCATTTTTCACATTAGTTATGCATAACTAAATATTCACTAATGAATAGGgccaaataatttcatacaCTGGACATAATTGTCTTTCCAGAATGAAATTCAAACCTCAGTGgctttaataattttacttaTTTGCAATTTAATTAGAGCATGTGTTTTTTTACTTGTGCATTCATGACTACTGTACATGATAATGTTAAAGCGATACATGGCAGAATAATACAATTTTGGCCAAGAATTACTTTCCATCAAGTAGACACTTTTTGCTTTAATTCTGATGATTTACACTTACagctcaaaaaagtaaaaatctaAGTTTCTCAAAGTAGGGTATTTTCTCAAACATCActcaaaaaatgatttacaaacAGAATCTTCAAACTATGTACAATTGTGCACTCAATACTTTGTTGGAGCTTCTTCTGCATGAATTgctgtgtaaatgcagcatGACATGGAGGCAATAAGCCTATGGCACTGCTGAGGGGTTATTGAAGCCCAAGTTGCTTTAATAGAACAAGCAACAGAGATTGCGTCAGCCTTGGAAAGATTTTTAAGTTAAGAAGATTCAAGAACTTGGAAGAGCTTCACAAGTAGTGGACTGAAGCTAGAGTCAGCGCATCAAGAGCCACCACACACAGATGTCTTTGGGAATGTGACAGTTGTAGCCCATTTCCTTGAGTCAAGCCACTTCTTCACCACAAACGTTGTCAGAATATTTTCACCTGGGCTAATTGAGAAAAAGTCTGGATTGGTGATCAGTGCTCCAAAATCCTCTTCACAGATGAAAGCAAATTGTGCATTTCATTTGGAAATCAAGGTCCCGGAGTTTAAAGGAAACATTGAGAGGCCGAGAATCCAGTGTGAAGTGTTTCCACAGTCAGTGATGATGTGCCATccatgtcatctgctggtgttggtccaTTATGCATTATCAAGTCAAATGAATTATTTGCATTATCAAATAATTAAAAGGAGCTGAAGGCCAATTTCAAAGCAACTTGGGCTTCAATAACCCCTCAGCAGTGCCACAGCCTTATGGGCTTCATGCCACAATGCACTGAAACAGTAATTTGTGGAAAGGAGCCCCAACAAAGTATTTAGTGCATAATTGTACATAGTGAAGATCTTTTTGAAGAACATTTACATTTGAAAAACATTATTTGAGTGATCTTTAAGAAACTAGATTTTTGCTTTGAGCTGCGCAGATGGATTGGTAAAGAGCGAGTGCAAAGCAGACTGCTACTAATAGGCTTTTAAATCTCTTTTGTGGTATTATGTCATAAACCAATCAGTCTGCAAAGCGTGCaggattttttaaacattttaacagtgGCAGCTTACGTTTTTTTGCACCCAACATGAGTAGTGTGCCCACCCCGCCTCTGAATCAAAGTGAATAGTACACGAGACCACCGCTGCAAAGCTTACCAGGGTGCGGTACACTTAAGCGTACCCTGGTAAGCTTTTCAAGAATGGTCTCGTACGATCAAACTGGCCAAATTAACAATACTTAGGGGCTCGAAAGAACTCTGGCACAGTACGATAAGAATAGTGTACACCTTAATATATGGTTCCGAGTTGAGACATGTCATTTTGCAGTAATAGACAAATATGGTTGACAAATATGATAATATGTAACCTTTGAACAAACTCAAGGGTGCACGCTGCCTCATCCTGATACTCAAGGTTGAAATTGTAAAATAAGGAAAACAACGCTGCAAGTCCAGAGACGAAACAGGGTTGGGCTCCTTCACACACAATTTCACCTTCCATACTTAGCATCCAACGCTTGTTGCTTAGAGATTCACCtgaaaatgacaagaaaaacactttcaataaagacaAATTAAAGTTCTACTCTGTTTCTCTTTGGTTGTCTACACAgagttataaataaatatgaatagaAATCTGACACTTCCCATTCAGAAGGTACACTATGCACCCAACACTTGTCTGTGAAAGagagattaaaggaatagtctgcTCATTTTCCATATtgaactatgttattaccttaactaggaagagttgatacatccctctatcatctgtgtgcgtgcacgtaagcgctggagcgcgctgcgacgcttcaatagcatttagcttagccccattcattcaatggtaccatttacagataaagttagaagtgaccaaacacatcaacgtttttcctatttaagacgagtagttatacgagcaagtttggtggtacaaaataaaacatagcgcttttctaagcggatttaaaagagaaactatattttatggcgtaataggagttttgggagtacttcgaatctgcgcagtaacaccctccctctcccattatgagagggaaaAGGGGagtggacttttcaggcgagtcaaagtactcccaaaagtgctattacgccataaaatatagttcctcttttaaatccgcttagaaaagcgatacgttttattttgtaccaccaaactagctcgtataactactcatcttaaataggaatggggctaagctaaatgctatcaaagtgtcgcagcgcgctccagcgcttacagGCACGCACTAAgacgatagagggatgtatcaactcttcttagttaaggtaataacataatttaatattgaaaatgagtagactattcctttaagtcccTTAATGTTTACATACCAAGAATTATAAGACGTGGACTCCCTGGCAGATGCAGAGATTGCTTGACATCATGTGGAGTTGCAAATTCCTGAAACAGAAAGCACACTCATCAATTAACAGAACCAAAACATAAAATGTTACAAATAATTCTGAATAACTATACTTACATCTGCCTGAAGAATGATGCCATCTAACTTTTCCTTGAAGTGTGCAAGAAGCAGCTGTAGGACATTGGCAGCCACATCGTTTTCACCTTTGGAAAGGATGTTCCGAACATCATCGTTGGTTGGTTTGCCTTTAAAAAACTGCGTAATTATTTGTCCACACTCCTGAATTGACAATTCCAAAAgtctttttacttttttttcagtGAGCAGTTCAAAATGACCATATATATGCCTCTGTATGAAGAGATAAGGCCATTTCTTTTTCAACTCTGCAATTGTTGGGGGTGGGCTTGCATTGATCATGTGACGCTGAAGGCAATACGTCTCCTCCATGAGCTTGCAAACATCTCCTCTTTCTGCACCAGAGTCTCCTTCATGAAGATATATCTCCTCCATCTT is a genomic window containing:
- the LOC129438270 gene encoding uncharacterized protein, which gives rise to MASSETNSEIVSPQSSSSSTSICVSQSWPENFKVPWNIMPAGIQSAAKNGQRPSPADRRQMIRVLADEIRKHDLNPTRSQCATVTRKVVREYPKSFADMIGDRQIGGGNESLLSQLKVRIEHLNRNNTLSQRIQSSDSGTSRKRSSTDSYGCTRWQPSLPPGESSETLELKRLKMEEIYLHEGDSGAERGDVCKLMEETYCLQRHMINASPPPTIAELKKKWPYLFIQRHIYGHFELLTEKKVKRLLELSIQECGQIITQFFKGKPTNDDVRNILSKGENDVAANVLQLLLAHFKEKLDGIILQADEFATPHDVKQSLHLPGSPRLIILGESLSNKRWMLSMEGEIVCEGAQPCFVSGLAALFSLFYNFNLEYQDEAACTLEFVQRRFIDINPERGSKAKKGKVTSKKTGKVVQKKSCTMNPQVASLLRKLTDFEWDFV